One part of the Candidatus Aquiluna sp. UB-MaderosW2red genome encodes these proteins:
- the mbhE gene encoding hydrogen gas-evolving membrane-bound hydrogenase subunit E — translation MTLTAILFSTLLLVAITMVATRFLGRNAGWIAATGLGVIALAVGLRIPEILESANSPSGLAAVREVTPWIPSLGISLGLRLDGLSALFLIIVLGIGALVMAYSARYMSERVVHPHTGYFAWMLLFAFAMTGLVLADDLVLLFVFWELTTLCSFFLINRSGEKASAPAVRTLLVTAMGGLALLFAVVLIVVRTGTTVLSEALTDEVWAQDQGFTAGIAVLVALAAMTKSAQFPFHMWLPDAMVAPTPVSAYLHAAAMVKAGIYLLMLFSPALGGSIVWQVILLSTGLITALLGAFFAMRRFDLKEIMAYSTVSQLGLIVALIGLGTTAALATAALYTLAHALFKASLFMVVGIIDHQAGTRDIRLLHGLWRIMPVTFITTLLAGLSMAGVFPLLGFISKEYLLGQMLDAGTQIWVGIALTAIAVLASATTFAYTGRILLGAFFSYRGTNHADEPEGTHGQKKEIREAKPLFVGAALTPALIGLFLGPSIAALYPLLGAAGSAASGEAYAASFKFFGGFTTEFALSLSIYSLGLFAITQRRRLDTFLERRYLKFTAIDVVEGIRTGSLALGKRVGNTTRTDSPAKHLAAPWVIVGFIAVAALFIVPAPAAFVAGDSWTDVLWLVLLVVTVVPALITKSRLVALILVGGAGFVVALWFFALGAIDVGLTQLLVELLTVVALVLILRRLPGTFHPVARSRQFVTAMVAIGVGVVATLATLAFTGQRDMSAVGQYFLDEAPKDTGGTNVVNTILVDYRALDTFGELTVIAVAGIVLIGILRSRAMLSQRTPDLASWENTALARTEDNTLPIRVVARWAAPVIILLSFHLFWRGHYEPGGGFIAGLVGATGFGLAYLGARADRSAPVKWPYQGLLASGVIVAVLSGIWGYAAGSFLKPVRFDIPLPWGGEYGFTSAMVFDLGVYIAVLAIIIAVINELGGVRPSNIEPRSYAGAVLVASRFERFEPNSPRPERLGEAGSSGGQATPKTGSSAVSDSLETGASS, via the coding sequence GTGACCCTTACAGCGATTCTCTTCTCAACGCTGCTTCTTGTCGCAATAACTATGGTGGCAACTCGGTTTCTGGGTCGCAACGCAGGGTGGATAGCAGCCACCGGCTTGGGCGTCATTGCATTAGCTGTTGGTTTGCGAATACCCGAGATTCTTGAAAGCGCAAACTCTCCCTCCGGCTTGGCGGCCGTGCGCGAGGTGACCCCTTGGATCCCGAGCCTTGGAATCTCTTTGGGTTTGCGCCTGGACGGCTTGTCTGCCCTGTTTCTGATAATTGTGTTAGGCATTGGGGCGCTTGTAATGGCCTATTCGGCTCGCTACATGTCTGAGCGCGTCGTGCACCCGCACACCGGCTATTTTGCATGGATGTTGCTGTTTGCTTTCGCCATGACGGGGCTAGTCCTAGCAGATGACCTAGTTCTACTTTTTGTTTTTTGGGAGCTCACAACCCTGTGTTCGTTCTTCTTGATCAATCGTTCAGGAGAAAAGGCAAGCGCTCCTGCGGTTCGCACACTTTTGGTTACCGCGATGGGCGGCCTAGCACTGTTATTTGCAGTGGTTTTGATTGTGGTTCGAACTGGTACAACCGTTCTTAGCGAAGCCCTAACCGACGAGGTGTGGGCACAGGATCAAGGGTTCACTGCTGGAATTGCGGTTTTGGTTGCCCTGGCTGCCATGACAAAGTCTGCACAGTTCCCGTTTCACATGTGGTTGCCAGATGCGATGGTTGCCCCCACACCTGTGAGTGCCTATCTTCATGCCGCGGCCATGGTGAAAGCGGGGATTTACTTGCTAATGCTGTTCTCTCCAGCTCTTGGGGGGTCGATTGTGTGGCAGGTGATTCTTTTATCAACCGGTCTCATAACAGCGTTGCTGGGGGCCTTTTTTGCCATGCGACGTTTTGATCTCAAAGAGATCATGGCGTATTCGACCGTGAGCCAGCTGGGTCTGATTGTTGCTTTGATCGGCCTTGGAACGACAGCGGCGCTGGCTACGGCTGCGCTTTACACCCTTGCTCACGCTCTGTTTAAGGCTTCACTGTTTATGGTGGTGGGAATTATTGACCACCAGGCGGGCACCAGAGACATACGGCTTTTGCACGGGTTGTGGCGAATCATGCCTGTCACGTTCATCACAACGTTATTGGCCGGGCTCTCTATGGCGGGGGTTTTCCCACTGCTTGGTTTTATCTCGAAAGAGTACCTACTGGGTCAAATGCTGGATGCCGGCACTCAGATATGGGTGGGGATTGCCCTTACCGCTATCGCCGTGCTCGCGTCTGCCACCACCTTTGCCTATACCGGCCGCATTCTTCTCGGGGCCTTTTTTAGTTACCGGGGAACTAATCACGCAGACGAGCCGGAGGGCACTCACGGACAGAAAAAGGAAATTCGCGAGGCAAAGCCTTTATTTGTAGGGGCGGCACTAACTCCGGCGCTCATCGGTTTGTTTCTGGGTCCCTCAATCGCCGCGCTGTACCCGCTTTTGGGAGCCGCTGGAAGTGCGGCTTCGGGTGAGGCTTATGCTGCAAGCTTCAAATTCTTTGGCGGGTTCACCACCGAATTCGCTCTCTCACTTTCGATTTATAGCTTGGGGCTTTTTGCAATAACTCAACGTCGCCGCTTGGATACATTCTTGGAGCGCCGCTACTTGAAGTTCACTGCGATCGATGTGGTGGAGGGTATTAGGACCGGCTCTCTGGCTCTGGGTAAAAGGGTGGGAAACACCACCAGAACTGACTCGCCTGCAAAGCACTTGGCAGCGCCCTGGGTGATAGTTGGATTTATTGCCGTTGCTGCCCTGTTCATAGTTCCCGCCCCAGCTGCATTCGTTGCGGGAGATTCTTGGACCGATGTGCTCTGGCTCGTGCTTTTGGTTGTCACTGTTGTGCCGGCGCTAATAACCAAATCGCGCCTAGTCGCTTTGATTTTGGTGGGTGGAGCTGGGTTTGTAGTAGCTCTCTGGTTCTTTGCGCTTGGCGCAATTGATGTCGGATTAACACAGCTACTAGTAGAGCTACTTACGGTTGTGGCACTGGTGTTGATTTTGCGTCGCCTGCCAGGGACTTTCCATCCTGTGGCACGCTCCAGGCAGTTTGTCACCGCCATGGTTGCCATCGGAGTTGGTGTGGTGGCAACATTAGCGACACTGGCCTTCACTGGGCAGCGTGACATGTCTGCAGTTGGACAGTACTTTTTGGATGAGGCCCCTAAGGACACCGGCGGCACCAACGTAGTGAACACTATTTTGGTTGACTACCGCGCACTAGACACCTTCGGTGAGCTCACTGTTATTGCAGTTGCCGGCATTGTGCTAATCGGTATTCTTCGCTCGCGCGCAATGCTCAGCCAGCGAACTCCAGATTTGGCTAGCTGGGAGAATACTGCTCTTGCTCGCACGGAAGACAACACTCTTCCGATCCGAGTTGTCGCCAGGTGGGCAGCGCCAGTGATTATTCTTTTGTCTTTCCACCTATTCTGGCGCGGCCACTACGAGCCCGGCGGAGGCTTTATCGCTGGACTGGTGGGGGCCACCGGATTCGGCCTTGCCTACCTTGGTGCGCGAGCGGATCGTTCAGCACCGGTGAAGTGGCCGTATCAAGGTCTTTTGGCTTCGGGGGTGATTGTGGCTGTCCTGAGCGGTATCTGGGGTTACGCTGCCGGTTCATTCTTGAAACCGGTGCGATTTGACATTCCTTTGCCATGGGGTGGTGAGTATGGCTTTACTAGCGCGATGGTCTTTGATCTCGGGGTTTATATTGCCGTTTTGGCAATAATCATTGCCGTGATTAATGAACTGGGAGGTGTGCGTCCAAGCAATATCGAGCCAAGGAGTTACGCCGGGGCAGTTCTGGTTGCGAGCCGTTTTGAAAGGTTCGAACCAAATTCTCCGCGCCCAGAGCGGCTAGGTGAAGCCGGCAGTTCTGGTGGTCAAGCAACCCCAAAAACCGGTAGCTCAGCGGTTTCGGATTCGCTAGAGACGGGAGCGTCATCATGA
- a CDS encoding sodium:proton antiporter → MSLALSIGFLAAAGVFLVLQRGMIRIILGFVLLTHAVNLLIIAAGGVARRDAPFADGDTSMAADPLPQAFVLTAIVIAFAITVVLATLAVVSKGDDDTEGEPQIRALDSDANNSEANNSQANNSEAKKGGDLK, encoded by the coding sequence ATGAGTTTGGCTCTTAGCATTGGATTTTTGGCAGCAGCCGGCGTTTTTTTGGTGCTGCAGCGCGGGATGATTCGAATCATCCTCGGCTTTGTCCTTTTAACCCACGCGGTAAACCTGTTGATTATTGCAGCCGGCGGAGTCGCTCGTCGAGACGCCCCATTTGCTGATGGAGACACATCGATGGCAGCGGACCCACTCCCGCAGGCCTTTGTTCTTACTGCGATTGTGATTGCGTTCGCAATCACCGTTGTTTTGGCGACCCTAGCGGTTGTCAGTAAGGGCGATGACGATACTGAGGGTGAGCCACAAATTAGGGCTTTGGACAGTGATGCTAACAATAGTGAAGCTAACAACAGTCAAGCTAACAACAGTGAAGCTAAAAAAGGTGGTGATTTGAAGTGA
- a CDS encoding monovalent cation/H+ antiporter subunit D family protein — protein MNLMEALLPLFVGAPLLLGAVLFIVPRTHPLQYIVATGSLLAVLAGSITLLVTVSDGTVLAHQISLWPEGIAIAFVADAFSALILTAAALVALLSFQYMLVSGESRSPSIPALVLILVGGVSGALLTADLFNLFVFIEVMLLPSYGLLIFLSRREDMAGSRLYVVVNLLASTLFLAGIGLIYAVQGTVNLAALAGTGSDPATAIATAMCLSALAVKAAVFPVHGWLSRAYASASPAVAALFSGLHTKVAVYVIYRISAVIFEGDSSWMNAILVVACLTLVVGALAALGESSIRSLLLFQMVSGIGFILVGVGLFTPQGLSAGIVYMVHHMIVMGSLLLVSSAIEHTYGSGQLERIAGLRTREHLLTGVFVIGSLSLVGLPPFSGFVAKYALVLASADAGLAIVAGLLLVVSLFVLMAMMKIWANMFNGKRHSDVEILAAEERIRTRNGLYDLALLDPDEVAQEAALAVEYLKPPRGSQRNEGDPHENRGTRVPVALILPALILGGLSVALGFGGEFLVSLAEHASAGLIDTSDYIKAVIGR, from the coding sequence ATGAACCTCATGGAAGCACTTTTGCCGCTATTTGTTGGCGCGCCCCTTTTATTAGGCGCTGTGCTATTTATCGTGCCTCGCACTCACCCGCTTCAATACATAGTGGCTACTGGCTCACTCTTAGCTGTTTTGGCCGGTTCCATCACTTTGTTGGTAACGGTGTCCGATGGCACCGTGCTCGCTCACCAAATCTCGCTCTGGCCCGAGGGCATTGCGATTGCATTTGTGGCAGATGCCTTTTCTGCGTTGATTTTGACTGCCGCTGCACTGGTGGCCCTACTTAGCTTCCAGTACATGCTCGTAAGCGGAGAAAGCCGAAGCCCGTCGATTCCCGCGTTGGTTTTGATTTTGGTTGGTGGCGTTTCCGGAGCGTTATTGACTGCAGATCTATTCAATCTCTTTGTTTTTATTGAAGTGATGCTCCTGCCCTCCTACGGGTTGTTGATCTTCCTTAGCCGCCGGGAGGATATGGCCGGCTCGAGGCTTTATGTGGTTGTGAATTTGCTTGCCTCGACACTTTTTCTGGCCGGGATTGGTTTGATTTACGCAGTCCAAGGAACCGTCAACCTGGCAGCGCTGGCAGGCACAGGTTCTGATCCGGCTACCGCAATAGCCACTGCTATGTGTTTGTCAGCACTTGCTGTCAAGGCTGCTGTTTTCCCGGTGCACGGTTGGTTGAGCAGGGCCTACGCATCAGCATCTCCAGCGGTTGCAGCTTTGTTTTCCGGACTCCATACCAAAGTCGCGGTATATGTGATCTACCGAATCAGTGCGGTGATTTTTGAGGGTGATAGCTCCTGGATGAACGCGATCTTGGTTGTTGCCTGCCTAACTCTGGTGGTTGGTGCTCTTGCAGCCCTTGGGGAATCAAGCATTCGCTCCCTCTTGCTGTTTCAAATGGTCAGCGGTATTGGGTTTATCCTTGTTGGCGTCGGCCTGTTTACACCTCAGGGGTTGAGTGCAGGCATCGTTTACATGGTTCACCACATGATTGTCATGGGTTCATTGCTATTGGTATCAAGTGCTATTGAGCACACCTATGGCTCGGGACAACTCGAGAGAATTGCCGGGCTGCGAACTCGAGAGCACCTTCTGACAGGGGTATTCGTGATTGGATCGCTTTCACTAGTTGGCTTGCCACCCTTCTCGGGGTTCGTTGCCAAGTACGCGCTGGTTTTGGCAAGTGCTGACGCTGGCCTCGCCATTGTGGCTGGTTTGCTTTTGGTTGTCAGCCTTTTTGTCCTAATGGCGATGATGAAGATTTGGGCGAATATGTTCAATGGTAAGCGCCACTCCGATGTCGAGATTCTGGCTGCCGAGGAGCGCATCCGAACTCGAAACGGACTCTATGATCTAGCCCTTCTCGATCCGGATGAGGTTGCCCAGGAGGCCGCTCTTGCAGTCGAGTATCTGAAACCCCCACGAGGCTCGCAAAGAAACGAGGGCGACCCGCACGAAAACAGAGGAACCCGTGTTCCAGTAGCGCTGATTTTGCCCGCCTTGATCCTCGGGGGATTGTCTGTGGCGCTCGGTTTTGGAGGAGAATTCCTAGTTTCTCTGGCCGAGCATGCCAGCGCTGGTCTGATCGACACCAGTGACTACATAAAGGCGGTGATTGGAAGATGA